The Glycine soja cultivar W05 chromosome 6, ASM419377v2, whole genome shotgun sequence genome has a window encoding:
- the LOC114415730 gene encoding uncharacterized protein LOC114415730, whose amino-acid sequence MAINMCSSDKSGPGMSPRISFSHDPKNTVPLEEGPDQDTSSDFVFCITNAQKLSSADELFSNGKILPTQINSRLVSIPNSNYAPRHHHPQQQQRKKMLKEFLSEPDEDDIIDIIIEEEEEMRPSNSVKLFWRSSSVNCDGATRGKSMLRSSLQFLSRSYSTGSAPNTPKHHAVNVIPRHKLAKQSSASSFSLSSSSSTSSGAYYFYDSCQKNPSLKKNFSGNNGVRISPILNLPHHKATRSIFGFGSLFCNGKIKRKKK is encoded by the coding sequence ATGGCAATAAATATGTGTTCTTCCGATAAATCAGGCCCAGGAATGAGCCCTCGCATTTCATTCTCACATGATCCGAAAAACACAGTCCCACTTGAAGAAGGCCCTGACCAAGACACAAGCTCAGACTTTGTTTTCTGCATCACAAACGCACAGAAACTCTCTTCAGCCGACGAGCTTTTCTCCAACGGCAAGATCCTTCCCACTCAAATCAACAGCAGACTAGTTTCCATTCCCAATTCCAATTATGCCCCACGACACCACcacccccaacaacaacaacgcaaGAAGATGCTAAAAGAGTTCTTGTCGGAACCAGATGAGGACGACATCATCGACATCATcatcgaagaagaagaagagatgaGGCCCAGCAATTCAGTTAAGCTTTTCTGGCGTAGCAGCAGCGTGAACTGTGACGGCGCCACGCGTGGGAAGAGCATGCTTCGTTCTTCTCTGCAGTTTCTGTCGCGAAGTTATTCAACAGGGTCAGCACCAAACACGCCAAAACACCACGCCGTTAACGTTATTCCCAGGCATAAGCTGGCGAAACAGTCCTCTGCTTCCTCCTTTTCCTTGTCATCCTCGTCCTCCACCAGTTCAGGTGCTTATTATTTCTATGATTCCTGCCAAAAGAACCCTTCCTTGAAGAAGAATTTTTCCGGTAATAATGGAGTTCGAATTAGTCCAATCTTGAATCTGCCGCATCACAAGGCCACTAGGAGCATTTTCGGATTTGGTTCACTCTTCTGTAATGGCAAGattaagaggaagaagaaatag
- the LOC114415729 gene encoding probable WRKY transcription factor 51 has product MDYYFGNLNPNPYYHHSAVVNMASPSSEFMLSDYLVLEDALVVDHHQESWSQSTETESSEKATSSDASHGFGDATSNTNMHIKCQNSGIKGKNAEVSQRITFRTRSQLEVMDDGYKWRKYGKKTVKSSPNPRNYYKCSGEGCDVKKRVERDRDDSNYVLTTYDGVHNHQTPSTAYYSQMPLLHSNHDWALHPSANS; this is encoded by the exons ATGGATTACTATTTTGGAAACCTTAATCCTAACCCTTATTACCATCACTCTGCCGTAGTGAACATGGCATCTCCCTCCTCCGAGTTCATGTTATCTGATTATCTCGTGTTGGAAGATGCTCTTGTTGTTGATCATCATCAAGAGTCTTGGTCACAAAGCACTGAAACTGAATCGTCGGAGAAAGCAACCTCCAGCGATGCAAGTCATGGGTTCGGTGATGCAACCTCCAACACCAACATGCATAT AAAGTGCCAAAATAGTGGGATTAAGGGAAAGAATGCAGAAGTGAGTCAAAGGATAACGTTTAGAACCAGATCGCAACTTGAGGTTATGGATGATGGATATAAATGGAGGAAATACGGGAAGAAAACAGTGAAGAGCAGTCCCAACCCAcg GAACTACTACAAGTGTTCAGGTGAAGGATGCGATGTGAAGAAAAGGGTGGAAAGGGATAGGGATGACTCCAACTATGTGTTAACAACGTACGACGGTGTCCACAATCATCAGACCCCGTCTACTGCCTACTACAGCCAAATGCCCTTGCTGCATTCTAATCATGATTGGGCCCTCCACCCTTCTGCAAACTCATAA